In Paenibacillus sp. FSL M7-0420, a single genomic region encodes these proteins:
- the cobT gene encoding nicotinate-nucleotide--dimethylbenzimidazole phosphoribosyltransferase translates to MISAIQEVTGRIAPPDEKATLRAVLRLNSLTKPPGSLGRLEALAVRLAGISKVEQPCYSKRTVVVMAADHGVCCEGVSAFPQEVTMQMAYNFLSGGAAVNVLARQGGAEVQFVDIGINGDIKHPQLINRKVRRGTDNMAAGPAMSREDALRAILAGVHVAQEAVKNGTEIFITGEMGIGNTTASAAVLCALEGIPAETAAGRGTGINDERLQHKISVIERALQVNNPDPADPVDVLAKVGGLEIAGLAGLILGAAALRIPVILDGFISGAAALIARALAPESTAYMIASHVSGEQGHKLMLDRLGLEALIDMGLRLGEGTGGALCLHFIEAVCRIMREMATFESAGVSGSESV, encoded by the coding sequence ATGATCTCAGCCATTCAAGAAGTAACCGGACGGATCGCCCCGCCTGACGAAAAAGCTACGCTGCGCGCGGTACTCCGCCTGAACAGTCTGACCAAGCCGCCCGGAAGCCTCGGGCGGCTGGAGGCGCTGGCTGTCCGGCTGGCCGGAATCTCCAAAGTAGAGCAGCCCTGTTACAGCAAACGAACGGTAGTGGTTATGGCCGCAGACCATGGGGTCTGCTGTGAAGGCGTCAGTGCTTTTCCGCAGGAGGTCACCATGCAGATGGCCTATAACTTCCTCAGCGGCGGGGCGGCTGTGAATGTGCTGGCCCGCCAGGGCGGTGCAGAGGTGCAGTTCGTGGACATCGGGATTAACGGCGATATCAAGCATCCGCAGCTGATTAACCGTAAGGTCCGCCGGGGCACAGACAATATGGCAGCAGGCCCGGCGATGAGCCGGGAGGATGCGCTGCGCGCGATTCTGGCCGGAGTTCATGTGGCGCAGGAGGCGGTGAAGAACGGAACGGAGATTTTTATTACCGGGGAGATGGGCATCGGGAATACGACAGCCAGTGCGGCGGTCTTGTGCGCACTCGAAGGCATTCCGGCAGAGACGGCGGCTGGACGGGGGACAGGCATTAACGATGAGCGGCTCCAGCACAAAATCTCGGTAATCGAACGTGCCCTCCAGGTGAATAACCCCGACCCTGCAGATCCGGTTGATGTGCTCGCTAAGGTCGGGGGGCTTGAGATTGCCGGGCTGGCCGGGCTGATTCTCGGAGCGGCGGCCCTGCGGATTCCGGTCATTCTGGACGGCTTCATCTCCGGGGCGGCAGCCCTGATCGCCCGGGCACTGGCGCCGGAATCTACAGCTTACATGATCGCTTCCCATGTCTCTGGTGAGCAGGGGCATAAGCTGATGCTGGACCGCCTCGGTCTGGAAGCGCTGATTGATATGGGCCTGCGGCTGGGCGAAGGCACCGGGGGCGCGCTGTGTCTGCATTTCATCGAAGCGGTCTGCCGGATTATGCGTGAGATGGCAACCTTCGAGAGTGCGGGCGTCTCCGGATCGGAGAGCGTATGA
- the cobU gene encoding bifunctional adenosylcobinamide kinase/adenosylcobinamide-phosphate guanylyltransferase encodes MSILVTGGARSGKSGFAERLTRKLADSRQAVYVATGQAFDAEMEARIALHRQQRQADADGFQWETLEEPLKLAALLEQLSGSGQTVLVDCLTLWLSNQLLAVEEKSDRQELAEAAIAELEQAVSGFEGTLILVTNEVGGGIVPEYPLGRLYRDLAGRMNARLAARCGQVFLVTAGIPVELRSREYLL; translated from the coding sequence ATGAGCATTCTGGTCACAGGCGGGGCACGCAGCGGCAAAAGCGGCTTCGCCGAGCGTCTGACCCGCAAGCTGGCTGACTCGCGGCAGGCGGTCTATGTGGCAACCGGACAGGCTTTTGATGCGGAGATGGAAGCGCGGATTGCGTTGCACCGGCAGCAGCGGCAGGCGGACGCGGACGGCTTCCAGTGGGAGACACTGGAGGAGCCGCTTAAGCTCGCAGCGCTGCTGGAGCAGCTCTCCGGCAGCGGCCAGACTGTGCTGGTGGACTGTCTCACGCTCTGGCTGTCGAATCAGCTGCTGGCTGTGGAGGAGAAGAGCGACAGGCAGGAATTAGCAGAGGCTGCAATTGCCGAACTGGAGCAAGCCGTCTCCGGCTTCGAGGGCACGCTGATCCTGGTTACCAATGAGGTCGGCGGCGGCATTGTGCCGGAGTATCCGTTGGGCCGGCTGTACCGTGATCTGGCCGGAAGGATGAACGCCCGGCTTGCTGCCCGGTGCGGGCAGGTATTTCTTGTTACCGCCGGAATCCCGGTTGAGCTGAGAAGCCGGGAGTATCTTCTGTGA
- the cobS gene encoding adenosylcobinamide-GDP ribazoletransferase: MSARGNAAAAFQFLTRFPVRSSGEFSPELLRASVVYYPLVGAAIGLSTALGAAAAGWLLPAWPAAVVTLILWVGLTGGLHLDGWMDSADALLSYRSRERMLEIMKDSRVGAMGVLACVLLLLLKASLLAAWLEGGSFSLLPLLLLPPVWGRWYMVRAMARYPLARGNEGLAATFGGLPARQERRAGLSAALLTLAAAAAPLALGAGSGAWPLLAAAAILAPLAAAACGRLAARRIGSRLGGLTGDVYGALGELLETVVLLVLVLVQHSLP, from the coding sequence GTGAGTGCGCGGGGAAATGCCGCGGCTGCGTTTCAGTTCCTGACGCGGTTTCCGGTTAGAAGCAGCGGGGAGTTCTCGCCGGAGCTGCTGCGCGCGAGCGTGGTCTATTATCCGCTCGTCGGGGCAGCCATCGGCCTTAGCACGGCGCTCGGTGCCGCAGCGGCAGGCTGGCTGCTGCCGGCTTGGCCTGCCGCTGTCGTCACCCTCATCCTGTGGGTGGGGCTGACCGGCGGGCTGCATTTGGACGGCTGGATGGACAGCGCCGATGCGCTGCTCAGCTACCGCTCCAGGGAGCGGATGCTGGAGATCATGAAGGACAGCCGTGTCGGCGCTATGGGTGTGCTGGCCTGCGTGCTGCTCCTGCTGCTGAAGGCCTCGCTGCTGGCGGCATGGCTCGAAGGCGGCAGCTTCAGCCTGCTGCCGCTGCTCCTGCTGCCGCCGGTCTGGGGCCGCTGGTACATGGTGCGGGCGATGGCCCGCTATCCCCTGGCCCGCGGCAATGAAGGGCTGGCCGCCACCTTCGGCGGGCTGCCTGCCCGGCAGGAGCGGCGCGCGGGCCTGAGCGCCGCACTGCTGACGCTGGCCGCTGCCGCTGCGCCTCTGGCGCTGGGCGCGGGCAGCGGGGCCTGGCCGCTGCTGGCGGCTGCGGCCATCCTGGCGCCGCTGGCTGCGGCGGCCTGCGGCCGGCTCGCGGCGCGGCGGATTGGCAGCCGGCTCGGCGGGCTCACCGGCGACGTCTACGGCGCGCTGGGCGAACTGCTGGAGACGGTGGTCCTGCTTGTGCTGGTGCTGGTCCAGCACAGCTTACCTTAG
- a CDS encoding cobyric acid synthase, with product MEDTAAHTSAARAAEAGLRRPGAVLMIQGTASDVGKSLVTAAIGRIMTRDGYRTAPFKSQNMALNSYVTADGKEIGRAQGMQAEAFGITATSDMNPILLKPSGEMSAQIVVHGVPHAALSAREYREKFLPEAKDTVMDALGRLREAYDIVLMEGAGSPAEINLKSRDIVNMNLAGWADAPVLLVADIDRGGVFAFIVGTLELLEPHERARVKGIIINKFRGDVSLLQPGLDWLEERTGIPVLGVLPFLPQLRIEAEDSVVLEGTSRRQREESAKELDIAVIRYPRISNFTDFDPLEEEPDTVLRYVQSADELGTPDVIILPGTKNTAADLHYLREQGFPAAIERALERGTQQLAGICGGYQMLGLKLLDPHAVESAEPGESEGLGYLPLSTAFLQHKTTVRVSGGMAADHPLRLSTTATGVTPEALPVAGYEIHMGTTTNHDPSSVLSLFTLAGPEGQAVPEGWGTRDGRVWGSYLHGLFHNDALRLSWLNGLRSSKGLAPLSATFSAAALREQEFDRLADAVASHLNMAAVYAIMGLPGGGE from the coding sequence ATGGAAGATACAGCCGCACACACAAGCGCAGCCCGGGCAGCGGAAGCCGGGCTGCGGCGGCCCGGCGCCGTGCTGATGATCCAGGGGACGGCCTCCGATGTCGGCAAAAGCCTGGTCACCGCCGCCATCGGGCGGATTATGACCCGGGACGGCTACCGGACGGCCCCGTTCAAGTCGCAGAATATGGCGCTGAATTCCTATGTCACAGCGGACGGCAAGGAAATCGGCCGTGCCCAGGGGATGCAGGCGGAAGCCTTCGGTATTACGGCTACCAGCGATATGAATCCAATTCTGCTGAAGCCCTCCGGGGAGATGAGTGCGCAGATTGTCGTGCACGGGGTGCCGCATGCCGCCCTCAGCGCGAGGGAATACCGCGAGAAGTTCCTTCCCGAAGCTAAGGACACCGTAATGGATGCGCTCGGGAGGCTGCGGGAGGCTTATGATATTGTGCTGATGGAAGGTGCGGGCAGTCCGGCGGAGATCAATCTTAAGAGCCGGGATATCGTCAATATGAATCTGGCCGGCTGGGCAGATGCGCCGGTGCTGCTGGTCGCCGACATTGACCGGGGCGGCGTCTTCGCCTTCATCGTCGGCACCCTGGAGCTGCTGGAACCGCATGAACGCGCCCGGGTCAAGGGCATCATCATCAATAAATTCCGCGGGGATGTCTCCCTGTTACAGCCCGGACTGGACTGGCTGGAGGAGCGGACAGGCATTCCGGTGCTGGGAGTGCTGCCGTTCCTGCCGCAGCTGCGGATTGAGGCAGAGGATTCCGTAGTACTGGAAGGAACGTCCCGCCGCCAGCGGGAGGAGTCCGCGAAGGAGCTTGATATCGCGGTCATCCGTTATCCGCGGATCTCCAACTTCACCGACTTCGATCCGCTGGAGGAGGAGCCGGATACCGTCTTACGCTACGTGCAGTCGGCAGATGAGCTGGGAACGCCCGATGTAATTATCCTGCCGGGCACGAAGAACACCGCTGCTGACCTGCACTATCTGCGCGAGCAGGGTTTCCCTGCTGCAATCGAGCGTGCGCTGGAGCGGGGAACGCAACAGCTTGCCGGAATCTGCGGCGGGTATCAGATGCTGGGCTTGAAGCTGCTAGATCCCCATGCCGTAGAGAGTGCGGAGCCGGGAGAGAGCGAGGGGCTGGGCTATCTGCCGCTCTCGACAGCTTTTCTCCAGCACAAGACTACGGTGCGGGTGAGCGGCGGAATGGCTGCGGATCACCCCCTGCGGTTAAGCACCACAGCCACTGGTGTAACACCGGAAGCATTGCCTGTTGCCGGGTATGAGATACATATGGGAACAACCACGAACCACGATCCGTCTTCTGTACTCAGCCTGTTTACGCTGGCCGGACCGGAAGGACAGGCTGTGCCGGAGGGTTGGGGAACCCGGGACGGCAGAGTCTGGGGCAGCTATCTGCACGGGCTGTTCCATAACGATGCCCTGCGCCTGAGCTGGCTGAACGGACTGCGTAGCTCCAAGGGACTGGCACCGCTAAGCGCCACCTTCTCGGCGGCTGCACTTCGTGAGCAGGAATTCGACCGGCTGGCAGATGCCGTAGCGTCCCATTTGAATATGGCTGCGGTATATGCAATCATGGGCCTGCCGGGAGGGGGAGAATAG
- a CDS encoding YnfA family protein — MLLAVLLFVVAGLAEIGGGYLVWLWLRESRPLWYGLTGSVILIAYGIIPTLQKFPSFGRVYAAYGGVFIVLAVLWGWLVDRKTPDLYDWVGAGICVIGVSVILWAPRH; from the coding sequence ATGCTGCTTGCCGTGCTGCTGTTTGTCGTAGCTGGTCTCGCCGAGATCGGCGGCGGATACCTCGTCTGGCTCTGGCTGCGGGAATCGCGCCCGTTATGGTACGGATTAACAGGCTCGGTTATCCTGATCGCCTATGGCATCATCCCGACCCTGCAGAAGTTCCCTTCGTTTGGCCGGGTATACGCCGCTTATGGCGGAGTATTCATCGTGCTGGCTGTACTATGGGGCTGGCTGGTGGACCGCAAGACGCCGGATCTCTACGACTGGGTCGGAGCGGGCATCTGCGTCATCGGGGTATCCGTAATTTTATGGGCGCCAAGGCACTGA
- a CDS encoding methyl-accepting chemotaxis protein, with product MFGFKKSISRKFTLLLFVVLLLTSLTLSISFYIISIGTINSYVIPQIDKSLTAAAQDTYKNLNATSAQQTLNKNEQARTNVEFYLEDKRKKLDVDTLFLINLKDGQATVLTADHGAKLQPDEAIEVSPAMEQASKGKTGLSEIYSDSHGIHKSAYVGVPGTTMIVAASADMDFVQDKMSSILWTSAGITLLALVVGVTAAGFMSRRITRPISKLAAYSNKLAGGDFTEALTLKGTDEVGQLSESFRIMSERLKEMIGHVLDTSGTVVADSNDLKTRVQILNEMAEHSAASVEEIGKGSTMIASSAMDNSRAMDEINMGIQHIASAAGEVTEQISEASTEAQSGNDIAQSAVEQMRQVEQASEQSLEQFRLMNERSLMIGEVVQGITEITKQIQMLSLNASIEAARAGEHGRGFAVVAGEVRKLSEQSKESNEQIREFLLSLQEDMNQSVSEMNHVNAEVASGMNKVVEAGNAFNHLLILIQSINHSIQSVSAATQQISAGTEEVSASVEETAQITAKSQQNADTLAGNSARQHEELEGHALTVEHLYQQAVKLQKAAQQFKI from the coding sequence ATGTTTGGCTTCAAAAAATCAATTAGTCGCAAGTTTACGCTGTTGCTGTTCGTCGTTCTGCTACTCACTTCTCTTACGTTGAGTATCAGCTTCTACATTATATCTATCGGCACCATTAACAGCTATGTCATTCCGCAGATCGACAAGTCTCTGACTGCCGCCGCCCAGGATACCTATAAGAACCTGAATGCTACCAGTGCGCAGCAGACCCTGAACAAGAACGAGCAGGCCAGGACCAATGTCGAATTCTATTTGGAGGACAAGCGTAAAAAGCTGGATGTGGATACCCTTTTCCTCATCAATCTGAAGGATGGCCAGGCCACTGTCCTGACTGCAGATCATGGCGCCAAGCTCCAGCCGGATGAAGCCATCGAAGTATCCCCTGCCATGGAGCAGGCCTCCAAAGGAAAGACAGGGCTTAGTGAAATTTATAGTGATAGCCACGGTATACATAAAAGTGCCTATGTCGGCGTTCCCGGAACGACCATGATTGTAGCCGCAAGCGCAGATATGGACTTCGTCCAAGACAAAATGAGCAGCATCCTGTGGACAAGCGCAGGAATCACCCTGCTGGCGCTGGTGGTAGGCGTCACTGCCGCTGGCTTCATGAGCCGCAGAATCACCCGTCCGATCTCCAAGCTTGCAGCCTACAGCAACAAGCTGGCGGGCGGCGACTTCACCGAAGCGCTCACGCTTAAGGGTACCGATGAAGTCGGACAGCTCTCCGAGAGCTTCCGCATCATGAGTGAGCGCCTGAAGGAGATGATCGGACATGTGCTGGATACCTCCGGGACCGTAGTGGCCGATTCCAATGATCTGAAGACGCGTGTCCAGATCCTTAATGAGATGGCTGAACATTCAGCGGCCTCTGTGGAGGAGATCGGCAAGGGCAGCACCATGATCGCCAGCAGTGCCATGGATAACTCCCGCGCGATGGATGAGATCAATATGGGCATCCAGCATATTGCCTCCGCCGCCGGTGAGGTCACCGAGCAGATCAGCGAGGCGTCCACCGAAGCCCAGAGCGGCAATGATATTGCCCAGAGTGCAGTGGAGCAGATGCGCCAGGTAGAGCAGGCCTCCGAACAGTCGCTGGAGCAGTTCCGCTTGATGAACGAACGCTCGCTGATGATCGGTGAGGTCGTGCAGGGCATTACCGAGATTACCAAGCAGATTCAGATGCTGTCGCTGAATGCTTCCATTGAGGCTGCCCGTGCCGGGGAGCATGGCCGCGGATTCGCTGTGGTGGCCGGTGAAGTGCGCAAGCTGTCCGAGCAGTCTAAGGAATCCAATGAGCAGATCCGCGAATTCCTGCTGAGTCTGCAGGAGGATATGAACCAGTCCGTATCTGAAATGAATCATGTCAACGCTGAAGTGGCCTCCGGGATGAACAAGGTAGTCGAAGCCGGCAATGCCTTCAACCACCTGCTGATCCTCATTCAGAGCATCAATCACAGCATCCAGTCCGTCTCTGCCGCAACCCAGCAGATCTCGGCAGGCACCGAGGAAGTCAGTGCCTCTGTAGAAGAAACGGCGCAGATTACCGCCAAGTCGCAGCAGAACGCAGACACGCTTGCCGGCAACTCGGCACGCCAGCATGAAGAGCTGGAGGGCCACGCCCTAACTGTCGAGCACCTCTACCAGCAGGCCGTGAAGCTGCAGAAGGCCGCTCAGCAGTTTAAGATTTGA
- a CDS encoding queuosine precursor transporter, whose protein sequence is MFNLLWGVCFVVVNFGFFLLCYRLFGKKGLYAWVGMATVVANIQVAKTIAMPFDIVMTLGNTMYVTLYMTSDLLNERYGRAEARSAVWFGFFTLLMTTVIMQMVLVFKPQETDIAQSALQTIFGLMPRLALGSLTAYFISQFLDVRLYAWIRKYYGSSKQLWIRSNGSTMISSFVDTLIFCTIAFAGTYDMKVWTEILLTTYLSKFILTAAGTPVLYLGRSFKFAEEEQKPVSRD, encoded by the coding sequence ATGTTTAATTTGTTGTGGGGCGTTTGTTTTGTCGTCGTTAATTTTGGTTTTTTTCTGCTGTGCTACCGCTTATTCGGTAAAAAAGGGCTCTACGCCTGGGTCGGCATGGCGACCGTAGTCGCTAATATCCAGGTCGCCAAGACCATTGCGATGCCGTTCGACATCGTGATGACGCTGGGCAATACGATGTATGTCACGCTTTATATGACCAGTGACCTGCTCAATGAGCGGTACGGCCGGGCTGAAGCGCGGAGCGCTGTGTGGTTCGGCTTTTTCACGCTGCTGATGACGACCGTCATTATGCAGATGGTGCTGGTGTTCAAGCCGCAGGAGACGGACATTGCCCAATCCGCGCTGCAGACGATATTCGGCCTGATGCCGAGACTGGCGCTGGGCAGTCTGACCGCTTATTTTATCAGCCAGTTCCTGGATGTACGGCTCTACGCCTGGATACGAAAATATTACGGCAGCTCTAAGCAGCTATGGATCCGCTCGAACGGCAGCACGATGATCAGCTCCTTTGTTGATACGCTGATCTTCTGCACGATTGCTTTTGCCGGAACCTATGACATGAAGGTGTGGACCGAGATTCTGCTGACCACCTACCTGTCCAAGTTCATCCTCACGGCCGCCGGCACGCCGGTGCTCTATCTGGGCCGTTCCTTCAAATTTGCCGAAGAAGAGCAGAAGCCTGTTAGCCGGGACTAA